The Planococcus versutus genome contains a region encoding:
- a CDS encoding mechanosensitive ion channel family protein yields MQNNQLIEKSAFLKDLSISEFLLFFFYLAILLVVKIFVLWLLRKFISSQKFKTQVYPVIEDVLNWLVLYGSILFFLFYFSKEKWLTTSFYETEGVEVSVLLIIVAVLIVTFASRVTKAITRYVMPFVYGQFDVDLGMSYTINRLLYYIVMFLALAISFTTVGLDLTALGVVFSVLGIGIGFGVRNIAANFVSGIIILFERPMEVGEMVEIDGKIGRITKIKLRSTVVETLKEGTLVVPNQYFIEQIVKNRSSAQMYARVMVSVEYGSDTKKVEHILETATLKIISLRDEISQKQAEVRFVNFRNSAMDFQVEVHVGDVEMKESLESQIRHAIAEAFIQHNIKLAKETYEE; encoded by the coding sequence ATGCAAAACAACCAGCTAATTGAAAAAAGTGCTTTTTTAAAAGATTTGTCCATTTCTGAATTTCTGTTGTTCTTTTTTTACTTAGCAATTCTGCTCGTAGTGAAAATTTTCGTCTTATGGTTGTTGAGAAAATTCATCTCATCCCAAAAATTCAAAACGCAAGTTTATCCTGTGATTGAAGATGTCTTGAATTGGCTTGTGCTATATGGCAGTATTCTTTTCTTTTTGTTTTATTTTTCAAAAGAAAAATGGCTAACGACTTCTTTTTATGAAACAGAAGGTGTGGAAGTATCGGTATTGCTTATTATTGTAGCTGTTTTGATTGTGACATTTGCAAGTCGTGTTACAAAGGCGATTACGCGATATGTGATGCCATTTGTTTATGGACAATTTGATGTTGACCTTGGTATGAGTTACACCATAAACCGACTGTTGTATTACATTGTGATGTTTTTAGCTTTAGCTATTAGTTTTACAACGGTGGGACTTGATTTGACAGCACTTGGTGTAGTATTTAGTGTGCTTGGGATTGGTATAGGGTTTGGCGTTCGTAATATTGCAGCTAATTTTGTATCAGGAATTATTATCCTTTTTGAGCGACCAATGGAAGTCGGTGAAATGGTCGAAATCGATGGCAAGATTGGACGAATTACTAAAATCAAGCTACGATCAACCGTAGTCGAAACCTTAAAAGAAGGAACACTCGTCGTTCCCAATCAATATTTTATTGAGCAAATTGTTAAAAACCGATCGAGTGCGCAAATGTATGCGCGTGTTATGGTCAGTGTTGAATATGGCAGTGACACGAAAAAAGTAGAACACATTCTTGAAACAGCAACGTTAAAAATAATTAGTTTGCGAGATGAAATTTCTCAAAAACAAGCAGAAGTTCGTTTTGTTAATTTCCGAAATTCTGCGATGGATTTTCAAGTAGAAGTGCATGTAGGCGATGTAGAAATGAAAGAAAGTCTCGAAAGTCAAATTCGTCATGCGATCGCAGAAGCTTTTATCCAACACAATATTAAGTTAGCTAAAGAAACCTACGAAGAATGA
- a CDS encoding DUF2254 domain-containing protein: MKALSFWLKEKLWLTPAIYIVIAILLSISFFYVDLLYIEKMKPYIPAILLTNVDLAKTIMGSLSGALLTMTTFTFSTILVVLTMYSSQFSPRTLKNFVQDKITWRVLGIFLGGFIYNTLSLLFMRDDLYQTDVISTFVGIVIAFFCLSTFAYFIHYIATNVQVGQLITELIMDAEEAIAKLKNLQEEEEVSTEKVEWNPIGLKETHYADGEGYVQYLSFKKLVDYANEQHLKVNILVNPGDYIYEGKPIFHVYKTERTEVSVSKFYSLGTSRTSEQDLDFAIQKMVEVALRAISPGINDPNTANDIIIRLGRLLGQLGALKTGAMTLGKGRVLFQFPSFKKVLYKTFYQLSHYGKEDISVLISILESLNVTAALVPARHHIELWELHSYVLEAVDIPKLKSFDHEELQEKIDKLAKATNQHSYNLLFVENEQKEI; encoded by the coding sequence GTGAAAGCATTATCATTTTGGTTAAAAGAAAAACTTTGGCTTACCCCTGCTATTTACATCGTAATTGCAATTCTCTTATCGATTAGTTTTTTTTATGTAGATTTATTGTATATTGAGAAAATGAAGCCATACATTCCCGCAATTCTTTTAACAAATGTTGATTTGGCGAAGACAATTATGGGGAGTTTATCTGGAGCTCTTTTAACGATGACAACGTTTACTTTTTCTACAATTTTAGTTGTCTTGACAATGTATTCTTCTCAATTTTCACCAAGAACGTTGAAAAATTTTGTGCAAGATAAAATTACTTGGCGTGTATTAGGAATTTTTCTTGGCGGATTTATTTACAATACGTTATCTTTACTATTTATGAGAGATGATTTATATCAAACAGACGTTATTTCTACATTTGTTGGAATTGTCATTGCATTCTTTTGTCTTTCTACATTTGCTTATTTTATCCACTATATTGCGACCAATGTTCAAGTTGGTCAGTTAATAACTGAATTGATCATGGATGCTGAAGAAGCTATTGCTAAGCTTAAAAATTTACAAGAAGAAGAAGAAGTCAGTACAGAAAAAGTTGAGTGGAATCCAATTGGGCTCAAAGAAACTCATTACGCCGATGGAGAAGGGTACGTACAATATTTGTCTTTCAAGAAGCTTGTTGACTACGCGAATGAGCAACACTTAAAAGTGAATATTCTCGTTAACCCCGGTGATTACATATACGAAGGCAAACCTATTTTTCATGTGTATAAAACCGAGAGAACAGAAGTTTCTGTTAGTAAATTCTATTCACTTGGTACTTCAAGAACTTCAGAACAAGATTTGGATTTTGCTATTCAAAAAATGGTAGAAGTTGCACTTCGTGCGATTTCTCCAGGAATTAATGATCCGAACACAGCCAATGATATTATTATTCGTTTGGGGCGGTTGCTAGGGCAATTAGGAGCGTTGAAAACGGGTGCTATGACGTTGGGGAAAGGGCGCGTACTGTTTCAGTTTCCTTCCTTCAAAAAGGTATTGTATAAAACTTTTTATCAATTGTCGCATTATGGAAAAGAAGATATATCTGTATTAATTTCTATTCTGGAATCTTTGAATGTCACGGCAGCACTAGTGCCGGCTCGTCATCATATCGAGTTGTGGGAATTGCATAGTTATGTATTAGAAGCTGTGGATATTCCGAAACTAAAATCATTCGATCATGAAGAACTTCAAGAAAAAATTGATAAGTTAGCCAAAGCTACAAATCAACATTCGTACAATCTTCTTTTTGTGGAGAATGAACAGAAAGAAATCTAG
- a CDS encoding phosphotransferase family protein, which produces MTKHQDVIISVRAGEELDKVRLEQFLRREIKDLPTGQLEIRQFGMGHSNLTYALQMGNWEAVLRRPPLGPVAPKAHDMEREYKILSAIYPVFPTAPKPFVFSDDHSIVGGPFFVMERRFGVVLDSDFPKNVKTTPELGQKISEKMVDLLVELHSLDYQKTALTEMAKPDGFMQRQVEGWIGRYERAQTDEIREMETLTEWMRSNIPISQEPTIIHYDFKLNNALFSEDFSEITGLFDWEMTTVGDPLADLGAAMSYWIQVDDPELLKEGFGKVPVTVMDGFYSREEFITSYGVKSGRDVSDMNFYLTFAYFKLAVIIQQIYYRYKKGQTQDLRFMHFGQYVNSLMNHALSIALKN; this is translated from the coding sequence ATGACAAAGCATCAAGATGTAATAATTTCAGTAAGAGCAGGAGAAGAGCTTGATAAGGTTCGTCTTGAACAATTTCTACGACGAGAGATTAAAGATTTACCAACAGGTCAACTTGAAATTCGACAGTTTGGTATGGGACACTCTAATTTAACGTACGCGTTGCAAATGGGAAATTGGGAAGCAGTGTTAAGACGACCACCGCTTGGTCCAGTTGCGCCTAAAGCACACGATATGGAACGTGAATACAAAATATTGTCTGCCATATATCCAGTTTTCCCAACAGCTCCAAAGCCTTTTGTTTTTTCAGACGATCACTCAATTGTCGGCGGCCCGTTTTTTGTTATGGAAAGACGATTTGGAGTTGTATTGGACAGTGATTTTCCAAAAAATGTAAAAACGACTCCGGAATTGGGACAAAAAATCTCAGAGAAAATGGTCGATTTATTAGTCGAGCTTCATTCACTCGATTATCAGAAGACGGCTTTGACGGAAATGGCAAAACCAGATGGCTTTATGCAGCGACAAGTTGAAGGGTGGATTGGGCGCTATGAACGCGCACAAACTGATGAAATTAGAGAGATGGAAACTTTAACCGAATGGATGCGTTCAAATATTCCTATCTCACAAGAACCGACAATTATTCATTATGATTTCAAATTGAATAACGCGTTGTTTTCAGAAGATTTTTCGGAAATAACGGGATTGTTTGATTGGGAAATGACCACAGTCGGAGATCCGCTAGCAGATTTAGGTGCAGCAATGAGTTACTGGATTCAAGTAGATGATCCAGAGTTACTAAAAGAAGGATTTGGCAAAGTACCTGTTACGGTGATGGACGGCTTTTACAGTCGTGAGGAGTTTATCACGAGTTATGGCGTGAAAAGTGGACGAGATGTATCGGATATGAATTTCTATTTAACATTCGCTTATTTCAAACTAGCTGTTATCATTCAGCAAATTTATTATCGATACAAAAAAGGACAAACACAAGATCTACGTTTTATGCACTTTGGTCAATATGTGAACAGTTTAATGAATCATGCTTTATCCATTGCATTAAAAAACTAG
- a CDS encoding response regulator transcription factor: MKVLIADDHHVVRRGLLFFLKTQKDIEVVGEATNGKEAVEMAGALQPDIVLMDLVMPVMDGIEATRMIKNRYPHIIVLMLTSFSDQDHVVPAIDAGAAGYQLKDIEPDELVASLRSLMRGENTLHPKASSELLKAPTEPAPHTVNQLTPREEEVLAELTKGKSNREIASALFVTEKTVKTHISNIFIKLTVQDRTQAALYAVKYGLTELDRK, from the coding sequence ATGAAAGTATTAATAGCAGATGACCATCATGTAGTTCGAAGAGGATTGTTGTTTTTTTTAAAAACCCAAAAAGATATAGAAGTAGTAGGAGAAGCAACAAATGGCAAAGAAGCAGTTGAAATGGCGGGTGCACTACAGCCTGACATTGTCTTAATGGATTTGGTTATGCCCGTAATGGATGGCATTGAAGCAACACGCATGATTAAAAATCGGTATCCACATATTATTGTTTTAATGCTTACAAGTTTTTCAGACCAAGATCATGTCGTACCAGCAATTGACGCGGGAGCAGCAGGTTATCAATTAAAAGATATTGAGCCTGATGAGCTTGTAGCTTCGTTGCGAAGTTTGATGCGTGGTGAAAATACACTTCATCCAAAAGCTTCATCAGAGCTATTAAAAGCACCAACCGAGCCAGCACCACATACTGTAAATCAGCTGACACCACGAGAAGAAGAAGTGTTAGCAGAGTTAACAAAAGGTAAAAGTAATCGAGAAATTGCATCTGCACTATTCGTCACAGAAAAAACAGTGAAAACTCATATTTCGAACATTTTCATTAAACTCACTGTTCAAGATCGCACACAAGCAGCACTTTACGCTGTCAAGTATGGCTTAACAGAATTGGATAGAAAGTGA
- a CDS encoding cation diffusion facilitator family transporter, producing the protein MELYTNLRKGEKGAWISIGAYVFLSTVKLIFGYLGTSEALKADGFNNLTDIVASIAVLIGLRISQKPPDENHHYGHLRAETIASLFASFIMAAIGLQVLVNAVQSLFEPATATPSLITAWVSFFSAVIMYAVYRYNLKLSREIKSSAVRAAAYDNRSDALVSIGAGIGIIGAVFGAPILDVVTAFIIGLIIIKTAFDIFKESVLTLTDAFDEDEVETLSVLVGRVPGVITLRDFKGRNHGNVMFIDLTVSVDPKLNVVESHWITEEIERKIQFIKPDCVILVHIEPDTSFLVIEKDE; encoded by the coding sequence ATGGAGCTTTATACAAATTTACGCAAAGGGGAAAAAGGAGCTTGGATTAGTATTGGTGCTTATGTATTTCTCAGTACCGTTAAATTGATATTCGGCTATTTAGGTACTTCTGAAGCATTAAAAGCAGATGGCTTTAATAACTTAACTGACATTGTCGCATCTATCGCTGTGCTCATTGGATTAAGAATTTCGCAGAAACCACCAGATGAAAATCATCATTATGGTCACTTGCGTGCTGAAACTATCGCTTCTCTCTTTGCTTCATTTATTATGGCTGCTATTGGTTTGCAAGTATTGGTCAATGCTGTTCAATCTCTTTTCGAACCAGCCACTGCTACACCTTCGTTAATCACCGCTTGGGTTTCTTTTTTCTCTGCAGTGATTATGTACGCCGTTTATCGTTATAATTTAAAGCTGAGCCGAGAAATTAAAAGCTCCGCAGTACGCGCAGCCGCTTACGACAACAGATCAGATGCACTTGTCAGTATCGGTGCGGGTATCGGAATCATCGGAGCCGTTTTCGGTGCTCCAATTTTGGATGTTGTCACCGCTTTTATTATCGGATTAATCATTATCAAGACTGCTTTTGATATTTTCAAAGAGTCTGTCTTAACTTTAACTGATGCTTTTGATGAAGATGAAGTTGAAACTTTGTCTGTTTTGGTTGGGCGAGTGCCCGGTGTCATTACGCTTCGCGACTTTAAAGGGCGCAATCACGGTAACGTCATGTTTATTGACTTAACAGTCAGCGTAGATCCCAAGCTAAATGTGGTAGAAAGCCATTGGATTACAGAAGAAATCGAAAGGAAAATTCAATTCATAAAACCGGATTGTGTGATACTTGTTCACATTGAACCCGATACATCATTTCTCGTTATCGAAAAAGATGAATAA
- a CDS encoding universal stress protein produces MYTNMAVAYDGSDGSRMALEKAIEFVKIMPNAKLSVIYVNEDYRESVGYMDAGTVSAPVISANVDSNYAQFMPHGMGDERLAHTKEYDDTTAEYSKHLQESIQRQLDIHDTRASVLALEGNATKTIVAFIEEQNIDLLIIGNSGKSGLQKFFIGSVSKKLIKDSSSSILVVK; encoded by the coding sequence ATGTATACGAATATGGCAGTCGCTTACGACGGATCTGATGGAAGTCGAATGGCGTTGGAAAAAGCAATAGAATTTGTAAAAATAATGCCAAATGCTAAGCTTTCGGTTATTTATGTCAACGAAGATTATCGGGAAAGTGTTGGTTATATGGATGCAGGTACTGTATCCGCTCCTGTAATTTCAGCTAATGTTGATAGTAACTATGCTCAATTTATGCCCCACGGAATGGGTGACGAACGGCTTGCCCATACAAAAGAGTACGACGATACAACAGCTGAATATTCAAAACATCTTCAAGAATCTATCCAAAGGCAGTTAGACATCCATGACACACGTGCATCTGTTCTTGCTCTAGAAGGAAATGCCACTAAAACAATTGTTGCTTTCATTGAAGAGCAAAACATTGATTTGCTAATCATCGGTAACAGCGGTAAGTCGGGTTTGCAGAAATTCTTTATTGGATCTGTCAGCAAAAAGTTAATTAAAGACTCTTCAAGTTCTATTTTAGTCGTTAAATAA
- the rsgA gene encoding ribosome small subunit-dependent GTPase A — MMKIEQYGWNTSWQEKVTTSGAPGRVTLEHKNLYRVVTEQGEWLCSLSGKYRYQYSGIQFPCVGDWVMVEQMPGEARGIIHQVLPRISQFSRKEAGETANIQLIAVNIDFVFLTMSLNNDFNIRRLERYLLAAWDSGANPIIVLTKKDQCSDIEPFLCQVKKIAVGVPVHAVSAHTGEGIETLHTHLSGSKTGALLGSSGVGKSSLINALSGSEQMAVQDIREDDSKGRHTTSHREMVLLPEGGLMIDTPGMREFQLGDYSEGIETGFRDVEELTSSCRFRDCVHRDEPGCRVQEALQTGELDPGRYQSYLKLTRELAHMERKSNAAAQKAARAKWKQVTKDSRKRSMKKR, encoded by the coding sequence TTGATGAAAATTGAACAATACGGCTGGAATACAAGTTGGCAAGAAAAAGTTACGACTTCTGGTGCTCCAGGCCGTGTCACACTTGAACACAAAAATTTATACCGTGTGGTAACTGAACAAGGTGAATGGCTTTGTTCGTTATCTGGAAAATACCGATACCAATATAGTGGCATTCAGTTTCCGTGTGTCGGAGACTGGGTCATGGTCGAGCAAATGCCAGGTGAAGCAAGAGGCATCATTCACCAAGTACTCCCACGCATTTCACAATTTTCTAGAAAAGAAGCGGGCGAAACAGCGAACATTCAATTGATTGCCGTTAATATAGACTTTGTATTTTTGACGATGTCTTTAAATAATGACTTTAATATACGACGTTTGGAACGTTATTTACTAGCAGCTTGGGATTCTGGTGCCAATCCAATTATTGTATTGACGAAAAAAGATCAATGTTCGGATATTGAACCTTTTTTGTGCCAAGTTAAAAAGATAGCAGTTGGTGTTCCCGTTCATGCTGTATCAGCTCATACCGGAGAAGGTATCGAAACTTTGCATACTCACCTATCCGGTTCTAAAACTGGAGCTTTGCTTGGGTCTTCAGGAGTTGGAAAATCATCGTTGATCAATGCCTTATCCGGCAGTGAACAAATGGCAGTACAAGATATACGAGAAGACGACAGCAAAGGGCGTCATACAACCTCACACCGTGAAATGGTTCTACTGCCTGAAGGCGGCTTGATGATTGATACACCAGGCATGCGTGAATTTCAGCTTGGTGATTATTCGGAAGGCATTGAAACAGGATTTCGCGATGTTGAAGAGTTGACATCTTCTTGCCGGTTCCGTGACTGTGTTCATCGTGACGAGCCCGGTTGCCGTGTTCAAGAAGCACTTCAAACTGGTGAATTAGATCCTGGACGTTACCAAAGTTATTTAAAGCTTACGCGTGAGCTTGCTCATATGGAAAGAAAAAGCAACGCGGCTGCTCAAAAAGCAGCACGCGCTAAATGGAAGCAAGTAACAAAAGACAGTCGAAAGCGATCTATGAAAAAACGATAA
- the kynU gene encoding kynureninase has translation MMSKELDKQDVLADYKQEFFVAKDTVYMDGNSLGLMSKRSEATLQSLIDSWKTFGIDGWTEGQNPWFTLAETMSARIAPLVGAEAHEVMMTGSITSNIHQMLSTLFQPTAERSVILVDDLNFPSDIYAVESHLRLRGLDPVKTMRKVTSRDGYTLELEDILEQLTDDVAILLLPSVLYRSGQLLQIEEITKAAHKKGVLVGFDLAHSIGAMPHQLHDAGVDFAVWCHYKYMNSGPGGTGGLYVHERHHDLQPGNAGWFGSDKARQFDMDHEFSKAQGAGAYQIGTPHIFSMAPLLGSLELFEEAGIHNIRQKSLQLTALLRQLVENQVPELTDVTPIHDDARGGHIAFAHPEAARICKALKEAKIIPDFRAPNIIRLAPIAFYTSFSDVKKVANELQDIMENETYKNFSNERNVVA, from the coding sequence ATGATGAGCAAAGAATTGGATAAACAAGATGTACTAGCAGATTACAAGCAAGAGTTTTTTGTAGCAAAAGATACAGTTTATATGGATGGTAATTCTCTTGGTTTGATGTCGAAACGATCTGAAGCAACACTACAAAGCTTGATAGATAGCTGGAAAACTTTTGGGATTGATGGATGGACAGAAGGCCAAAATCCTTGGTTTACTTTAGCGGAAACGATGAGTGCTCGCATTGCACCATTAGTTGGTGCAGAGGCGCATGAAGTAATGATGACAGGATCAATTACTTCAAATATTCATCAAATGCTCTCGACTTTATTTCAACCGACTGCTGAGCGCTCCGTTATTCTTGTTGATGACTTGAACTTTCCTTCAGATATCTATGCGGTGGAAAGTCATCTTCGCTTACGCGGACTCGATCCAGTAAAAACAATGCGAAAAGTTACAAGTCGAGACGGCTATACGTTAGAGCTTGAAGATATTTTGGAGCAACTAACAGATGACGTAGCGATTTTACTGTTGCCGTCTGTTTTGTATAGAAGTGGTCAGTTGTTACAAATTGAAGAAATTACAAAAGCTGCGCATAAAAAAGGCGTACTGGTCGGATTTGACTTGGCTCACTCTATTGGTGCAATGCCACATCAATTGCACGACGCAGGAGTTGATTTTGCTGTTTGGTGTCATTATAAATACATGAACTCTGGGCCAGGTGGAACAGGCGGACTTTATGTGCATGAGCGTCATCACGATTTGCAGCCAGGAAATGCAGGCTGGTTTGGTTCGGACAAAGCACGTCAATTCGATATGGACCATGAATTTTCAAAAGCACAAGGAGCTGGAGCTTATCAAATTGGCACACCACATATTTTTAGTATGGCGCCTTTACTCGGTAGTTTAGAGTTGTTTGAAGAAGCGGGTATTCACAATATTCGTCAAAAATCTCTTCAGCTGACTGCACTATTAAGACAGCTGGTTGAAAACCAAGTCCCTGAATTAACGGATGTTACACCTATACACGATGATGCTAGAGGTGGACACATTGCGTTTGCACATCCAGAAGCTGCGCGAATTTGCAAAGCATTAAAAGAAGCAAAAATCATTCCGGACTTTCGTGCACCTAACATTATTCGGTTAGCACCTATCGCATTTTACACATCATTTAGCGATGTTAAAAAAGTAGCTAACGAGCTTCAAGATATTATGGAAAATGAAACATATAAAAACTTTAGTAATGAACGAAATGTGGTGGCTTGA
- a CDS encoding arsenate reductase: protein MSKQTVYFLSPHQHRGLMAEIWANRLMLPDWDIRSASWTQGSESTFNEMPLEIMKEIIMDLPSVEPRAYNSKEVSQADLIIALHDGDFEHADIPTDLPSQKLVHWDIRNPELRSNDVTEQWALYQEICDEIAVNIKNMESYFRADYA from the coding sequence ATGTCAAAGCAAACTGTATATTTTTTATCTCCTCATCAACATCGCGGACTCATGGCAGAGATTTGGGCGAATCGGTTAATGCTTCCTGATTGGGATATTCGCAGTGCATCTTGGACTCAAGGTTCCGAATCTACTTTTAACGAAATGCCGTTAGAAATCATGAAAGAAATCATTATGGATTTACCTTCAGTTGAACCACGTGCTTACAACTCGAAAGAAGTAAGCCAAGCTGACTTAATTATTGCTTTGCACGATGGCGATTTCGAACACGCAGATATTCCAACAGACTTGCCAAGTCAAAAATTGGTGCATTGGGATATCCGTAATCCCGAATTACGCAGTAACGATGTAACAGAACAGTGGGCACTTTACCAGGAAATTTGCGATGAAATTGCCGTAAATATAAAAAACATGGAATCTTATTTCCGTGCAGATTATGCATAA
- a CDS encoding ABC transporter ATP-binding protein: protein MFDVLWKLKWFFKENWLRYTTAIGLLFIANILEIIPPWLIGVAIDSIAQSQLTVSLMWQYILVLFVSLVLAYLINFVWQYQLFGGAYVIERQLRSSLMGQFLKMSPTFYEKNRTGDLMARSTNDLKAISETAGFGILTLVDSTLYMATIIVAMGILVSWELTFFAMLPLPILAIIVQLLGKKIHVRYMEAQEAFGDLNDSVLESVGGVRVIRAYVQERASEQRFAEMTEDVYEKNMAVERIDALFAPVTKVLTSISYMIGLGYGAFLVAEGTMSLGDLVAFNVYLGMIVWPMFAIGEMINILQRGNASLDRVNKTLDYPEDVTDSEKPIVTGKPERIGFKEFSFTYPQSSSINLQGINLSMNSGQTLGIVGKTGSGKTTFIKQLMREYPTGEGSILMNGIELKRLTKDQLRSWIGYVPQDHVLFSRTIRENILFGKSDASEEELIKALRLSYFEKDLALLPNGLNTLVGEKGVALSGGQKQRISIARALIKNPEILILDDSLSAVDAKTEARIIENIQAERSGKTTIITTHRLSAVKHADWIVVLDDGQITEEGTHDDLVEKNGWYNEQFLRQQIEEV from the coding sequence ATGTTTGATGTGTTATGGAAATTAAAATGGTTTTTTAAGGAAAATTGGCTGCGTTATACAACAGCAATTGGTTTGCTCTTCATCGCAAATATTCTAGAAATTATTCCACCTTGGCTAATTGGCGTAGCGATTGATTCAATAGCGCAATCTCAATTGACTGTGTCTTTAATGTGGCAATATATATTGGTGCTTTTTGTCTCATTAGTGTTGGCTTATTTAATTAACTTTGTTTGGCAGTACCAATTGTTTGGAGGCGCGTATGTAATTGAACGACAGCTTCGGTCTAGTTTAATGGGACAATTTTTGAAAATGTCACCAACATTTTATGAGAAAAATCGAACAGGCGATTTAATGGCGCGTTCGACAAATGATTTAAAAGCGATTTCTGAAACAGCGGGATTTGGTATTTTAACGTTAGTAGATTCTACTTTGTATATGGCGACAATTATTGTGGCTATGGGGATTTTGGTTTCTTGGGAATTAACGTTTTTCGCGATGTTGCCATTACCAATTTTAGCGATTATTGTACAGTTACTGGGGAAAAAAATTCATGTTCGATATATGGAAGCGCAAGAAGCATTTGGTGATTTGAACGATAGTGTACTCGAGTCAGTTGGAGGTGTCCGTGTAATTCGTGCCTATGTTCAAGAACGTGCTTCAGAACAGCGATTTGCTGAAATGACAGAAGACGTTTATGAGAAAAATATGGCTGTAGAGCGAATAGATGCACTGTTTGCACCTGTAACAAAAGTGTTAACGTCTATCAGCTATATGATTGGGCTCGGCTATGGCGCTTTTTTAGTAGCTGAAGGAACGATGTCGTTAGGTGATTTAGTTGCCTTTAATGTCTATCTTGGAATGATTGTATGGCCAATGTTCGCTATTGGAGAAATGATTAATATTTTGCAGCGTGGCAATGCTTCGTTGGATCGCGTGAATAAGACTTTAGATTATCCAGAAGACGTGACAGACTCAGAAAAACCAATTGTCACGGGAAAACCAGAGCGAATTGGCTTTAAAGAGTTTAGCTTTACGTATCCCCAATCGAGTTCTATTAATTTGCAGGGCATAAATTTATCGATGAATAGTGGACAAACATTAGGTATTGTAGGCAAAACCGGTAGCGGTAAAACAACGTTTATCAAACAATTGATGAGAGAATACCCAACAGGGGAAGGTTCTATTTTGATGAACGGCATCGAATTAAAAAGATTAACAAAAGATCAATTGCGTAGTTGGATCGGCTATGTACCACAAGATCACGTCTTGTTTTCACGCACCATTCGTGAAAATATTTTATTTGGTAAGTCAGATGCCAGTGAAGAAGAGTTGATCAAAGCGCTTCGTTTGTCTTATTTTGAAAAAGATTTGGCGTTATTACCAAATGGATTAAATACACTTGTAGGTGAAAAAGGAGTCGCATTGTCTGGGGGTCAAAAGCAGCGCATTTCCATTGCGCGTGCATTGATAAAAAATCCGGAAATTTTAATACTCGACGATTCTTTATCTGCAGTCGATGCAAAAACAGAAGCTCGCATCATTGAAAATATCCAGGCAGAACGTTCTGGCAAGACGACGATTATTACAACGCACAGACTATCAGCGGTAAAGCATGCAGATTGGATCGTAGTGCTTGATGATGGACAAATTACTGAAGAAGGAACTCATGATGATTTAGTAGAAAAAAACGGTTGGTACAATGAACAATTCCTCCGTCAGCAAATCGAGGAGGTGTAG
- a CDS encoding cyclase family protein, whose protein sequence is MKPNKIIDISMKLNETTPEWPGDLPFYYELSVTMEQSGSVNIGKLQTSTHIGTHIDAPFHYNSLGLKTHELPLDVYLTTAQVMDVNGLEKISLADLKPLEKDVEAVLLKTASWQNRSQFPAQWPVFDESIAEWMADNGVKLLGVDVPSVDPESSKKLPMHQAMNQHQRFILEGIVLDNVSEGVYQLVALPLKIEGGEGSPVRAVLYT, encoded by the coding sequence GTGAAACCAAATAAAATTATTGACATTTCAATGAAATTAAATGAAACGACACCAGAGTGGCCAGGGGATTTGCCATTCTATTATGAGCTCTCTGTAACCATGGAGCAAAGCGGTTCGGTAAACATTGGGAAATTGCAAACAAGCACACATATCGGAACGCATATCGATGCGCCATTTCATTACAATAGTCTAGGACTCAAAACACATGAATTGCCGCTAGACGTTTATTTGACTACGGCGCAAGTCATGGATGTTAACGGTTTAGAAAAAATTAGTTTGGCAGATTTAAAACCGCTTGAAAAAGATGTGGAAGCAGTCTTGTTAAAAACGGCATCTTGGCAAAATCGGAGTCAATTTCCGGCACAATGGCCAGTATTTGACGAGTCAATTGCCGAATGGATGGCTGACAACGGCGTGAAACTGTTGGGAGTAGATGTTCCTTCTGTAGATCCTGAAAGTAGTAAAAAATTACCAATGCATCAAGCTATGAATCAACACCAACGATTCATACTAGAAGGTATCGTATTGGATAATGTTTCAGAAGGTGTTTACCAATTAGTTGCATTGCCCTTAAAAATCGAAGGCGGAGAAGGCAGTCCGGTTCGGGCTGTTTTATATACGTAA